The genomic window CGGGAGATGAGCGGCAAACGCCTCGGCTTCTTCGAGCGTTACCTCACCGTCTGGGTCGCCGCGTGCATGGTCGTCGGCGTCGCGCTCGGCAAGCTGTTCCCCGGCCTGACCGCCTCGATCCGCTCCCTCGAGTTCGGCGACGGTAGCCGGGTGAACATCCCGATCGCCGTCCTCATCTGGCTGATGGTCTACCCGATGATGCTCAAGATCGACTTCGGGAGCCTGCTGGGGGTCGGGCGGCGCCCCGGCGGTTTGCTCGTCACGCTCTTCGTGAACTGGATCGTGAAGCCGTTCTCGATGGCCTTCCTCGGGTGGCTGTTCTTCAAGCACCTGTTCCTGCCGTGGATCGGTCCCGAGCTGGCGGACCAATACGTCGCGGGGGTGATCATCCTCGCCGCCGCGCCCTGCACCGCGATGGTGTTCGTCTGGTCGTACCTGACCGACGGCGACCCGGCCTACACCCTGGTCCAGGTCTCGTTGAACGACCTGATCATGCTCGTGTTGTTCGCGCCGATCGTCGGCCTTCTCGTCGCCGGAGCGAGCGACCTGGAGGTCCCGTTCCGGGTCCTGCTGACGAGCGTCGTCGTGTTCATCGTGATCCCGCTCGCGGCGGGAAGCCTGAGCCGCTTCGCGCTCATCCGGTCGAAGGGGAAGGCGTGGTTCGAGGGGAGCTACCTCCCCGTGTTCCACCCCGTCACGACGATCGCGTTGCTCCTGACCCTCGTCCTGATCTTCGCCTTTCAGGCCGACAACCTCACGGGGCGGTTCGTCCACGTGCTGCTGATCGCGATTCCGATCCTGATCCAGGTCTATTTCAACGCGGGGCTGGCCTACGGCCTCATGAAGGCGTTCCGGATCCCGCACGCCGTCGCGGCGCCGGGGGCGCTGATCGGCGCCTCCAACTTCTTCGAGCTCGCCGTCGCGGTCGCGATCACGTTGTTCGGGCCGGAGTCCGGAGCCGCCCTCGCCACCGTCGTGGGGGTGCTCGTGGAGGTGCCCGTGATGCTCACGGTCTGCGCGTTCTGCAACCGGACGCGCCACTGGTTCCCGTCATGACGCTCGTCGCCCTCGCGCTCGCGGCGGCGGCGGCGACGACGCCGGCGCCGGAACACGCCGTTCGCGTCTACTACTTCTACACGACGCAACGATGCGCGTCCTGCAGGAAGATCGAAGCGTGGACGGACGAGGCGGTTCACGCCGCCTGGCCGGAAGCGGTGGATTCGAGCGCCATCGAGTGGGTCCCGCTGAACCTCGACGAGCCCGCGAACCGGCACTTCGTGTCCGACTACCGGCTCTTCACGAAGTCGGTCGTCGTCGTCGAGCTGCGCAACGGGGAACAGGTCCGCTGGAAGAACCTTCCGAGGATCTGGGAGCTCCTGATGGATCGCGACGCCTTTCGCCGATACGTCCGGCGCGAGGTGGCCGCCTACCTCGAGGCGGAGCCGTGACGGAGCTGCTGACGGCGAGCGCCGCGGCGTTCTGGTTGGGGATCCTGACCTCGATCAGCCCGTGTCCGCTCGCGACCAACATCGCCGCGGTCTCCTACCTCGGGAAGGACCTGAGTCGACCGGGGAGATTCGCGGCATCGGGCCTTCTCTACGCCGCAGGGAGGGTCGCGGTCTACGTGCTCCTCGCCGTGGGGATCGTGTCGAGCCTCCTTTCGATCCCCGCGGTCGCCGCGTTCCTCCAGAACGAGATGAACCGCCTGCTGGGGCCGGTGCTCGTCGTCGCCGGGATCTTCGTCCTCGGATGGGTCCCCCTCCCTCGCGGCTGGCGCGGCGCCGACGCGTCGCTTCAGCGTCGTGCGGCGGCGTCCGGTGTGCTGGGCGCCGGGCTTCTCGGCGTGTTGTTCGCCCTGTCGTTCTGCCCGATCTCCGCGGGACTGTTCTTCGGGAGCCTGCTCCCGCTCTCCGCGAGCTCGGGCTCCCGCTTTCTCGTTCCCGCGGCGTTCGGACTGGGAACCGGACTTCCGGTGATCGGCCTCGCCGCCGCGGTTCTCCTCGGCCTGGGAAGGCTCGCGCGGGCCTTCCAGGCACTGAGCCGGTTCGAGTTCTGGGCCCGCAGGGTCACGGGGGTCGTCTTCCTCGTCGTCGGCGCATGGTTCGTGATCACGCGGACCTTCGCCGCCGGCGGCTGATTCGAGGTGGTTCGATGGACGACGGCAGGAAGGTCATCGAGGTGCTCGGCCCCGGCTGCCCGCGCTGTTTCGAGACCCATCGCGTCGTGCAGCACGTCGTGGAGGAGGCGGCGCTCGACGCCGTCGTCCGGAAGGTCGACTCCATCGACCGCATGGTGGAGCTGGGCGTGTTGAGCACGCCGGCGCTCGTCGTCGACGGGACGGTGGTGCTTTCCGGGCGAATCCCGAAGGCGGACGAGGTCCGCAGGCTTCTCGGCCTCGCCTGATGCGGGAACGGACGAAGCTCGCGCTGCTGCTGGCGGCGTTCGCGGCGGCGTACGTTCTTCCGATCGAGAGCCCCCGCGTTCAGGGCGCGGCGCTCGAGGGGCTCTTCCTCCTCAAGGACTACGCGCGGCAACACGTGCTCCTCTGCCTCGTGCCGGCCTTCTTCATCGCGGGCGCGATCGGGCAGTTCGTGAGCCAGGGCGCGGTGCTGCGTTATCTCGGAAGGACCGCGAACCCCGTGGTCGCCTATGGGGTGGCGTCGGTCTCGGGAAGCGTGCTCGCCGTCTGCTCCTGCACCGTGCTCCCGCTGTTCGCGGGCATCTACAGGCGCGGCGCCGGGCTCGGGCCCGCGACGGCGTTCCTCTACTCCGGCCCGGCGATCAACGTCCTGGCGATCATCCTGACCGCAAGGGTCCTCGGCCTCGACCTCGGCCTCGCCCGCGCGATCGGCGCCGTCAGCTTCTCGGTCGTCGTCGGGGCGATGATGGCGGCGATCTTCCGCAAGGGGGAAGCCGAGCGGCAGGCGGGAGGCCCCGATCCGTTCGCGTCGGCCGGGGGCTCCGCGTCGCGGCGCTCGCTCGCGCAGGACGCGTCGTTCCTGGGGACGATGGTCGCGGTCCTGGTCTTCGCCAACTGGAGCGGCTCGGGGGAGGTCGGCTTCTTCGTCGCGGTGGCCCGAGTGAAGTGGATCCTCGCCGGGGGCGGGATGCTGGCGCTGGCGTGGATGCTGATCCGCTGGTTCGACCGCGACGAGCTCCGGGCCTGGGTCCAGGCGACGTGGGGGTTCGCCAAGCAGATCACCCCGCTGCTCCTCGGCGGAATCCTCGTCTCCGGGTGGCTCATGGGGCGCCCGGGCGCCGACGCGGGCCTGATCCCGTCGTCGTGGGTCGCCGGGGTCGTCGGCGGGAACTCCCTGCTCGCCAACGGGATCGCCTCGGTCGTCGGGGCCTTCATGTATTTCGCCACCCTGACCGAGGTGCCGATCCTCCAGACCCTGATCGGCTCGGGGATGGGGAAGGGGCCCGCGCTCGCGCTCCTCCTGGCCGGGCCCGCGCTGTCGCTTCCCAGCATGCTCGTGATCCACGCGTACCTGGGTTTCCGGAAGACCGCGACGTACGTCGGGCTCGTCATCGTGCTGGCGACGCTGACGGGGTGGATCTACGGGGCGATCTCGGGGTGAGCCGGGGGCGCGCGTGGTATAAGCCCGACCGAACGGAGGGAGGGGCCATGGTTCCAGCGCTTGCCGCCCTCGTCCTCGCCGCCGATCCCCACGTACCGCTGCGTTTCGCCTGGCCCGAACGCGCCGCCGCGATCGTCGAGCTCACCACCGAGCGGCGCGTCGGCGAGGTCGCCCTGTCGGTCGTCGTGCGCAGCCGGCTCGACGTCGCGCCGGAGGCGCCGCCGGGGCACCGGCTCGTGCGATTCTCGAAGCCCACGATCGTCTCGATCGACGGCGTTCCCTTCGCGAAGGCGCGCACGGACACCGAGGCGTCCGACGTCGCGCGCGTCGTCCGGTCGATGACGCCGTCGTTCGTCGTCGACGACGCCGGGCGGTACCTCGAGGCGCGAGACGCCGATCGGATGATCCGCGAGGTGCTCGCTGCGGTGGGGCTTCCCGACCTCCCGTTCGGCATGTCGGCATTCGCGGGGCTCGTGGGGGAGGTCGCGCCGCGGGACTGGCAGATGTGGGTCGAGTTGTGGATCGGCGACGCCCTGCTTCCCGGGGAGTGGACCCGGCTGGACCGCGTGATGCCGTTCGAGGGCGCCCTGGCCCCGGTGACGCTGATCCGAAAGCGCGTGCCGCCGGTCGGTGGAGCGGATCACACGCGGCTGCTGCTCGAGGCCGAGTACCCCTCCGACGCCGTCCGCACGTACACCACCGGTGTCCTGCTCGACCTCGCAATCGAGGCGGAGCGTCTGGGCGACGACGTCCGGGCGAACCGGAAGTGGATCGAAAGTGCCCGCTTCAGCCCCGTCGAGGAGACGATCACCGCGGAGCTGGAAACGGCGACCCTGCGGCCGATCGTCGTGGAGCGGGTGCGGTCGTTTTTCGCGGAGAACGACGGCTTCCGGGTCGAGGGGACCGAGCGGCGCGTCCACCGTTTCGAGTGGCTGGAGCGGGGGGTCGGGGATTAAGATCCCTGCGCCATGCACCCGTCCGGCCGGCCCCGTCTCCTCGGGATCCTCCTGATCCTGACCCTCCTTGCGGGAGGGTTGCCGACGGTCGTGCCGGCCGTCTGCGAGGACGATTGCGCCGATTCCTGCGGGGACGGCTGTTTCGACTGCGCGTGCTGCGCCCCGACCCGGGCGCCCGCCGTCCTCGGCGCCCCCGCCGCTCCGGTCGCCGAGACCGCGGCGCGCCACGAAGCCGAGGCCACCCCCCGCACGGCACACGCCGATCCGGGCGACGTCTTCCACGTCCCACGTCCGGCCGCCTGAGCGATCCCCGTTTTCGAAGTCCCATCGCTCGAGGTGTCCCATGCGTGGACTGGTGTTCCTCTCCGCCGTCCTGATCTTCCATCTTGCGGGGTGCGGCTCGCGCCCCGAGCCGGCGCCCGCCGTACTGACGGACTGGTGCGTCGAGCACCGGGTCCCCGAGTCGAAGTGCACCCTCTGCCACCCGGACCTGGTCGCGGGATTCCAGGGCGCGAACGACTGGTGCGCGGAGCACGGGCTGCCTGAGAGCGTTTGCCCGATCTGCCATCCGGACGTCGTCCCCGCGAACGCCCCGCCCGCTCCGCCCGAGGATCCCGAGGCGCCGCCTCCCGACAAGCTGAAGGTCCGCCTCGATTCGCCGCGCGTCGCGGAGGTCGCCGGGATCGAGACGGAGCCGGTGCAACCGGAAGCCGGAGTGGACGCGTTCGCCGCCACCGCGAAGCTCGTCTACGACGCCTCGCGCCGGGCGGAGGTCAACGCGCGCCGCCCCGGGGTGGTGCGGGAGGTCCTCGTCGACGTCGGCTCGTTCGTTCGCAGGGGAGCGCCCCTCGTCGTTCTCGACAGCCCGGAGGTCGGCGCCGACCGCTCGCGCCTTGCGGCGGCAAGGGCGCGCGTCGAGACCGCGTCCGCGCAGCTCGAGCGCGATCGTGCGCTCTACGGGCAGGGGATCGTCCCGCGCCGCGACCTCCAGGAGTCCGAAAGCCAGCTCGCCGACGCGCGCGCGGAGGTCGATACGCTCGAGGCGGCGGGCGGGGTCGTCGGCACGGGGGCGACCTCGGGCCGGTACACCCTCGTCGCGCCGATCACGGGGGTCGTCGTGCGGCGCACGGTCACGGTGGGACGGCAGGTCGACATCGAGGAGATGCTCCTCGAGGTGGTCGATCCGTCGGTCCTGTGGGCGGAGATCGACGTTCCCGAGCCCAGGCTCGCCGGCGTGGCCACCGGGCTCGAGATCACCCTGACCTTCGACGCGATCCCCGGGCGCGACTTCCGGGGGCGCATCTTCTCGGTCTCCCCCGAGGTCGATCCCCGTACACGCACCGCGGTGGCGAGGGTAAGGCTCGACAACGCCGACGGGGCGCTGCGCGCGAACATGTACGGTCGCGCGAGGATCACCGCGGGCGGCAAGGGGAACGGGGTGGTGGTGCCGCGCGCCGCGCTGCAGCGGGCGAACGGCGTGGACGTCGTGTTCGTCCGGATCTCGGACCTCCTGTACGAGACGCGGCACGTCGAGGCCCGCCCCCGCGACGACGGCCGCGTCGAGCTCGCGAGCGGGGTCGCGCCCGGCGAGCGGGTGGTCACCGTCGGGAGCTTCCTGCTGAAGACCGAGACGTTGAAGGGCAGCATCGGCGCCGGCTGCTGCGACGTCGAGTAACGCGATGCTCGAAGCGATCCTCACGTGGTCCCTGCGCCACCGCGTCGCCGTCCTCGCGCTGTGGGCGACGATCGCGGCGGTCGGGGTGGTGGCGCTCGCGCGCCTCCCCATCGACGCCTTCCCCGACACCACCCCCGTCCAGGTCCAGGTCAACACCGTCGCCCCGGCGCTGCCGCCGCTCGAGATCGAGCGACAGGTCACCGCACCGGTGGAGCAGGCGATCGGGGGACTTCCAGGCCTCCATGAAGTCCGTTCCGTCTCGAAGTTCGGCTTCTCGCAGGTCACCGTCACCTTCGAGGACGGAACCGACGTCTACCTCGCGCGCCAGGTCGTGGGCGAGCGGCTCGCCGCCGTCGAGCTCCCGGCGGGGCTGGAGCGCCCGACCCTCGGCCCGGTCGCCACGGGCCTCGGCGAGATCTTCCATTACCTCGTCACCGGAAAAGCCTCCCTCGCCGAGCTGCGCACCGCCCAGGACTGGATCATCCGACCGCAGCTGCGCTCGGTGACCGGCGTCGCGGAGGTCAACTCGTGGGGCGGGGACGAGCGGCAGATCCAGGTCCTCGTCGATCCCGTCCGGTTGCAGGGATTCGGCCTTTCCCTCGAGCGCCTGATCGAGTCGCTCGAGCGCGGGAACGCCGGCGCGGGCGGGGGGACGATCGACGTTGCGGGGGAGTCGAGCCTCGTGCACGGCGACGGGCGGGTCACGACCCCGGCCGACGTCGCGCGCACCGTGGTGGATGCGCGCGAAGGCGTCCCGGTCCTCGTGCGCGACGTCGCGCGCGTCGTCGAGGGGAGGGAAATCCGGCGCGGCGCCGTGACGGCGGACGGCAACGGGGAGGCCGTGCTCGGCCTCGGTTTCCTGCTGATGGGCGAGAACAGCCACGACGTGACCCACCGGCTGAGCGCACGGCTCGAGGAAATCCGTAAGACGCTTCCCGCGGGAGTGTCGGTCACCCCGGTTTACGAGCGCACGACCCTCGTCGACCAGGTGCTCGCGACCGTGCGGACGAATCTCCTCGAGGGAGCGCTGCTGGTCGTCGCGGTGCTGTTCGTCTTCCTCGGCAACGTCCGGGCGGGGCTGCTCGTGGCCGCGGCGATCCCGCTTTCCATGCTCTTCGCCTTCGACCTCATGACCCGCTTCGGGATCGCGGCCACGCTGATGAGCCTCGGCGCGATCGACTTCGGGATGGTCGTCGACAGCTCCGTGATCGTCGTGGAGAACGCGGAGCGGCGCCTGCAGGAAAGCGACGGGGAGAGGTCGATCCTCGACGTCGTCCGCGACGCCGCGCTCGAGGTGCGCCGCCCGACGATGTTCGGCGAGCTCGTCGTGATCGTCGTGTACCTGCCAATCCTCGCCCTCGAAGGCGTCGAGGGAAAGCTCTTCCGGCCGATGGCGCTGACGGTGATCTTCGCCCTCGTCGGCTCGCTCGTCCTCTCCCTCACGCTCACCCCGGTCCTGGCGAGCCTGTTCCTTCGACGCGGGCGCCGGCACGGCGACACGCTGCTGATGCGCGGGCTGACCCGCGCCTACCGTCCCATCCTGGCCGCGGCGCTGGCGCGGCCGAAGGTCGTGGTCGGAACGGCGCTGCTGCTGGTCGCCGGTGCGGCGGCACTCGCGACGCGGCTCGGGTCCGAGTTCGTCCCGCGCCTGAGCGAGGGGACGATCGTGATGAACACCGTCCGGCTCGCCGGGGTCGCGGTGGATGAGTCGGTGCGCTACGGGACGCGGATCGAGCGGGCACTGCTCGCCGCCTACCCCGACGAGATCGAACGGGTGTGGAGCCGGACCGGGAGCGCCGAGATCGCCACCGACCCGATGGGCCTCGAGCTGACCGACGTGTTCGTCACGCTCACCCCCCGCAAGCGGTGGACGCGCGCGAAGACGCAGCAGGAGCTCGTCGCGAGCATGGAGCGGGAGCTCGGCGGCCTCCCGGGGATGCGGCGGATCTTCACGCAGCCGATCGAGATGAGGGTCAACGAGATGCTCGCGGGGATCCGGACCGACGTCGGGGTGAAGCTGTTCGGAGACGACCTCGACGTGCTCCGGACGAAGGCGGCCGAGATCGAGGCGGTGCTGAATCGCACGCGCGGGTCGGCCGACGTCACGACCGAGCAGCTCACGGGGCAGCCGGTGCTGACGGTCGCGATCGACCGCGAGGCCGTGGCCCGTCACGGGATCCCCGTCGACGAGGTCCTCGAGGTCGTCCGGGCTCTGGGCGGCCGGAAGGTCGGCGAGCTCCAGGAGGGGGACCGGAGGTTCCCGGTCGTCGTGCGGCTCGAGGACGCGTACCGCCTCGATCCCGCCGCGTTCGGCCGGACGCTCGTGACGACCGCGACGGGGGAGCGCCTGCCGCTGTCGAGCCTCGCGAAGATCACCACGGCCGAGGGGCCCGCGACTCTGCAGCGCGAATGGGGCAAGCGCAGGATCGTCGTCCAGGCGAACGTGCGCGGCCGGGACGTCGGGTCGTTCGTCGACGAGGCGCGCGCCGCGATCGACCGCGAGGTCTTGCTCCCGCCCGGGTACTGGGTGCGGTTCGGAGGGCAGTTCGAGCAATACGAGAGCGCGCGGTCGCGCCTGATGCTCGTCATTCCCGCCGCCCTCGCCGGCGTGCTGGTGCTCCTCTACCTGACCTACGGCACCCTCGCCGACACGCTGCGCGTCTTCGCCGGGGTGCCGTTCGCGGCCGTGGGCGGGGTGCTCGCGTTGTGGCTGCGCGACCTCCCCTTCAGCGTCTCGGCGTGGGTCGGGTTCGTGGCGCTGTCCGGCGTATCCGTCCTCGGCGACATGGTCCTCGTCTCCACGATCCGGCAGCTGCGGGGGGAGGGGTTGCCGCCGCTCGAGGCGATCGAGTCCGCCGCGCTCCGGCGGTTGCGCCCCGTCCTGATGACCGGGCTCGTCGCGAGCCTCGGATTCCTCCCGATGGCGCTGAACACGGGGGTCGGGGCGGAGGTCCAGCGTCCCCTCGCGACCGTGGTGATCGGGGGGGTGCTCTCCTCGACGCTCCTGACCCTCGTGGTGCTGCCGGTGATGTACCGGGTGGTGAGCCGGGAAGGCAGGGGAGGGGACTTGGTGCCGGCGGGAGGAATCGAACCTCCGACCTAGGGATTATGAGACCCTCGCTCTAACCGCTGAGCTACGCCGGCCCGTGCAGAAAGCCGCGCCAATTTAGCCAAGCCCCGCCGGGGGGTCAAGGAACCCCCCGGAGACTGCCCTGGGTCAAGGCTGCCGCAAGGCCCCGGGGTCTATAATCCGCGCGGTCCGGAGGCCCTCCACTTGGAATGCGTCACCTGTAAGAAGACCGAGAACGACACGACGCTGCGGAAGTGCTCCGTCTGCCACAAGTACTACTGCGACGAGCACACGTACCACTACAGCGGCCGGGCGTTCTGCTCCAAGCACTGCGCGGACTACTTCTTCTTCGCCGACCCCGAGGACTAGCCAGGAGAGCTCCCCCGATGTTCCCCGTCAGCCGCCCCCGCCGCCTGCGTCGCACCCTCGCCGTGCGCGACCTCGTCCGCGAGACCCGCCTGAACGCCGCCGAGTTCGTCTATCCCCTCTTCGCGTGCCCCGGGACGGGGGTGAGCCGCGAGATCCCGTCGATGCCCGGCGTGTTCAACCTCTCGGTCGACCGGATCGTCGAGGAGGTCGGGGCGATGCGGGAGGAGGGGGTCAAGGCGACGATCCTCTTCGGCATCCCCGAGCACAAGGACGAGCAGGGCTCCGACGGCTGGAGCGACGACGCACCGGTCCAGCGCGCGGTGAGGGCGCTCAAGAAGGCCTACGACGACGTCGTCGTGATGACCGACGTCTGCATGTGCGAATACACCAGTCACGGGCACTGCGGGATCGTGCGCGAGGGGACCGTCCAGAACGACGAGACCCTCGAGCTCCTCGCCAAGGTGGCGGTGTCCCACGCGCGGGCCGGGGCCGACGTCGTCGCCCCGTCCGACATGATGGACGGCCGCGTCGGCGCGATCCGCGAGGCGCTCGACGACGCGGGGTTCGAGAACACCCCGATCCTCGCCTACGCCGCGAAGTACGCCTCGGCGTTCTACGGGCCGTTCCGCGACGCCGCGGGATCGACGCCGCAGTTCGGCGATCGCAAGGCCTACCAGATGGACCCCGGCAACAGCGACGAGGCCCTTCGCGAGGTCGAGCTCGACCTCGAGGAAGGGGCCGACATGGTGATGGTCAAGCCGGCGCTCGCCTATCTCGACATCATCCGGCGGGTGCGCGACACCTTCGGCGTCAAGGTCGCCGCCTACAACGTCAGCGGCGAGTATTCGATGCTGATGGCCGCCGCCGAACGCGGCTGGATCGAGCGCGAGCGCGCGATCCTCGAGGTGCTCACCGCGATCAAGCGGGCGGGCGCGGACCTGATCCTGACCTACCACGCGCGCGAGGCGGCGCGGCTCCTCCTTCGCGGGTGAAGGGGAACCTCCTCTTCGACCCGGAGGCGTACCGCTGCGCCCCGAGTCCGCAGGCCCTCCTCAAGGAGCTCGCGCGGACGCACCGGCCTCCGGTGGTCCCTCGGCTCCGGCGCGAGGAGGAGGACCACCGGGCGATCGCGCACCTGCGCACGATCGGCGCCGAGCTCGCACGGCACTTCCGGCTCCGCTATTCGTTGATCGAGGCGGAGCTTCCGGAGGTCGTCGAGCACTACGGCATCTGTTACAAGGACGGCTTGATCCGGATCCGCCTGCGTCACGCGAAGACCGGGCGGCTCCTCAAGGAGTCGAGCCTCGTGGACACGTTGTGCCACGAGCTCGCCCACTTGAGACACTTCAATCACTCCCCCCGCTTCCATCGTTTCTGGCAGCAGGTCCTGGACGAGGCCCGGCGCCGCGGCTGGTACCGGCCCGGCCCGCAGGATCCGAAGCGGGGGCAACTTTCCCTGTTCGAGGACTGGGCGTGCGGGACCGGGCCCGTCCGGCGGACGAAGGAGACGCGACGATGAACCCGATGGAACGGCGGTACGCCGAGGCGAAGTCCGTGATCCCCGGCGGCGTGAACAGCCCCGTGCGAGCCTTCGGCGGCGTGGGGGGGACGCCGGTTTTCTTCCAGAGCGCCCACGGCGCGACCCTCGTCGACTCCGACGGCAAGTCCTACGTCGATTACGTCGGATC from Candidatus Polarisedimenticolaceae bacterium includes these protein-coding regions:
- a CDS encoding efflux RND transporter periplasmic adaptor subunit, which codes for MRGLVFLSAVLIFHLAGCGSRPEPAPAVLTDWCVEHRVPESKCTLCHPDLVAGFQGANDWCAEHGLPESVCPICHPDVVPANAPPAPPEDPEAPPPDKLKVRLDSPRVAEVAGIETEPVQPEAGVDAFAATAKLVYDASRRAEVNARRPGVVREVLVDVGSFVRRGAPLVVLDSPEVGADRSRLAAARARVETASAQLERDRALYGQGIVPRRDLQESESQLADARAEVDTLEAAGGVVGTGATSGRYTLVAPITGVVVRRTVTVGRQVDIEEMLLEVVDPSVLWAEIDVPEPRLAGVATGLEITLTFDAIPGRDFRGRIFSVSPEVDPRTRTAVARVRLDNADGALRANMYGRARITAGGKGNGVVVPRAALQRANGVDVVFVRISDLLYETRHVEARPRDDGRVELASGVAPGERVVTVGSFLLKTETLKGSIGAGCCDVE
- a CDS encoding nitrophenyl compound nitroreductase subunit ArsF family protein, which gives rise to MTLVALALAAAAATTPAPEHAVRVYYFYTTQRCASCRKIEAWTDEAVHAAWPEAVDSSAIEWVPLNLDEPANRHFVSDYRLFTKSVVVVELRNGEQVRWKNLPRIWELLMDRDAFRRYVRREVAAYLEAEP
- a CDS encoding Wss1p-related putative metallopeptidase encodes the protein MKGNLLFDPEAYRCAPSPQALLKELARTHRPPVVPRLRREEEDHRAIAHLRTIGAELARHFRLRYSLIEAELPEVVEHYGICYKDGLIRIRLRHAKTGRLLKESSLVDTLCHELAHLRHFNHSPRFHRFWQQVLDEARRRGWYRPGPQDPKRGQLSLFEDWACGTGPVRRTKETRR
- the hemB gene encoding porphobilinogen synthase, which gives rise to MFPVSRPRRLRRTLAVRDLVRETRLNAAEFVYPLFACPGTGVSREIPSMPGVFNLSVDRIVEEVGAMREEGVKATILFGIPEHKDEQGSDGWSDDAPVQRAVRALKKAYDDVVVMTDVCMCEYTSHGHCGIVREGTVQNDETLELLAKVAVSHARAGADVVAPSDMMDGRVGAIREALDDAGFENTPILAYAAKYASAFYGPFRDAAGSTPQFGDRKAYQMDPGNSDEALREVELDLEEGADMVMVKPALAYLDIIRRVRDTFGVKVAAYNVSGEYSMLMAAAERGWIERERAILEVLTAIKRAGADLILTYHAREAARLLLRG
- a CDS encoding aromatic aminobenezylarsenical efflux permease ArsG family transporter; the encoded protein is MTELLTASAAAFWLGILTSISPCPLATNIAAVSYLGKDLSRPGRFAASGLLYAAGRVAVYVLLAVGIVSSLLSIPAVAAFLQNEMNRLLGPVLVVAGIFVLGWVPLPRGWRGADASLQRRAAASGVLGAGLLGVLFALSFCPISAGLFFGSLLPLSASSGSRFLVPAAFGLGTGLPVIGLAAAVLLGLGRLARAFQALSRFEFWARRVTGVVFLVVGAWFVITRTFAAGG
- a CDS encoding thioredoxin family protein; translation: MDDGRKVIEVLGPGCPRCFETHRVVQHVVEEAALDAVVRKVDSIDRMVELGVLSTPALVVDGTVVLSGRIPKADEVRRLLGLA
- a CDS encoding permease; the encoded protein is MRERTKLALLLAAFAAAYVLPIESPRVQGAALEGLFLLKDYARQHVLLCLVPAFFIAGAIGQFVSQGAVLRYLGRTANPVVAYGVASVSGSVLAVCSCTVLPLFAGIYRRGAGLGPATAFLYSGPAINVLAIILTARVLGLDLGLARAIGAVSFSVVVGAMMAAIFRKGEAERQAGGPDPFASAGGSASRRSLAQDASFLGTMVAVLVFANWSGSGEVGFFVAVARVKWILAGGGMLALAWMLIRWFDRDELRAWVQATWGFAKQITPLLLGGILVSGWLMGRPGADAGLIPSSWVAGVVGGNSLLANGIASVVGAFMYFATLTEVPILQTLIGSGMGKGPALALLLAGPALSLPSMLVIHAYLGFRKTATYVGLVIVLATLTGWIYGAISG
- a CDS encoding CusA/CzcA family heavy metal efflux RND transporter; the protein is MLEAILTWSLRHRVAVLALWATIAAVGVVALARLPIDAFPDTTPVQVQVNTVAPALPPLEIERQVTAPVEQAIGGLPGLHEVRSVSKFGFSQVTVTFEDGTDVYLARQVVGERLAAVELPAGLERPTLGPVATGLGEIFHYLVTGKASLAELRTAQDWIIRPQLRSVTGVAEVNSWGGDERQIQVLVDPVRLQGFGLSLERLIESLERGNAGAGGGTIDVAGESSLVHGDGRVTTPADVARTVVDAREGVPVLVRDVARVVEGREIRRGAVTADGNGEAVLGLGFLLMGENSHDVTHRLSARLEEIRKTLPAGVSVTPVYERTTLVDQVLATVRTNLLEGALLVVAVLFVFLGNVRAGLLVAAAIPLSMLFAFDLMTRFGIAATLMSLGAIDFGMVVDSSVIVVENAERRLQESDGERSILDVVRDAALEVRRPTMFGELVVIVVYLPILALEGVEGKLFRPMALTVIFALVGSLVLSLTLTPVLASLFLRRGRRHGDTLLMRGLTRAYRPILAAALARPKVVVGTALLLVAGAAALATRLGSEFVPRLSEGTIVMNTVRLAGVAVDESVRYGTRIERALLAAYPDEIERVWSRTGSAEIATDPMGLELTDVFVTLTPRKRWTRAKTQQELVASMERELGGLPGMRRIFTQPIEMRVNEMLAGIRTDVGVKLFGDDLDVLRTKAAEIEAVLNRTRGSADVTTEQLTGQPVLTVAIDREAVARHGIPVDEVLEVVRALGGRKVGELQEGDRRFPVVVRLEDAYRLDPAAFGRTLVTTATGERLPLSSLAKITTAEGPATLQREWGKRRIVVQANVRGRDVGSFVDEARAAIDREVLLPPGYWVRFGGQFEQYESARSRLMLVIPAALAGVLVLLYLTYGTLADTLRVFAGVPFAAVGGVLALWLRDLPFSVSAWVGFVALSGVSVLGDMVLVSTIRQLRGEGLPPLEAIESAALRRLRPVLMTGLVASLGFLPMALNTGVGAEVQRPLATVVIGGVLSSTLLTLVVLPVMYRVVSREGRGGDLVPAGGIEPPT
- the arsB gene encoding ACR3 family arsenite efflux transporter — encoded protein: MSGKRLGFFERYLTVWVAACMVVGVALGKLFPGLTASIRSLEFGDGSRVNIPIAVLIWLMVYPMMLKIDFGSLLGVGRRPGGLLVTLFVNWIVKPFSMAFLGWLFFKHLFLPWIGPELADQYVAGVIILAAAPCTAMVFVWSYLTDGDPAYTLVQVSLNDLIMLVLFAPIVGLLVAGASDLEVPFRVLLTSVVVFIVIPLAAGSLSRFALIRSKGKAWFEGSYLPVFHPVTTIALLLTLVLIFAFQADNLTGRFVHVLLIAIPILIQVYFNAGLAYGLMKAFRIPHAVAAPGALIGASNFFELAVAVAITLFGPESGAALATVVGVLVEVPVMLTVCAFCNRTRHWFPS